The genomic interval TAATTTCAAAGCCATAACAGTCAGTACAAAAGAGCAGGCAGATAAAATTTTAAACGATTTGGAAAATGTAAAAGAAATCGCATTTGATACGGAAACCACGAGCGTGGATAGTCATAATGCCAAAATCGTAGGATTTTCGTTTTGTTGGGATGAAAAATCAAGCTTTTACGTACCTTTAGCTCACAGCTATCTTGGAGCGCCGGATATGCTTGATAAAAATATAGCAAAGCGCCTTATTGAAGCGATTTACACCAAATTTATAATAGGTCAAAATTTAAAATATGATTTTCGCATAGTAAGAAATAATTTTGGATTAAATCCACCAGCAAAATATGCCGACACGATGATTTTGGCATGGCTAATGGATCCTGATAACAGCGTAGGAATGGATAATCTTGCAAAAAGATATTTTGATTATGATACTATAAAATTTGAAAATGTAGTCAAAAAAGGAGAGAATTTTTCAAGCGTGGATGTAAAAAACGCTGCAAATTACGCGAGTGAAGACGCATGGATAACTTTGAAATTTTATAAGAAATTTTGCGGAATTTTAAGCACCGAGCTTTTGGATTTAGCAAAAAATTTGGAATTTCCATTTATAAAAGTGCTTCTTAATATGGAAGAAAACGGCATAAAAATGGATATTTCATCATTAAAAGAAATGATAAACGAAATCGCAGAACAACTTAAAATTTTAACGAATGAAATTTATGATTTAAGCGGCGAAAATTTTAATATAAACTCGACTAAACAGCTTGGCGAAGTTCTTTTTGAACATCTTGGCCTACCGGCGAAGAAAAAAACAAAAACAGGTTACAGCACGAATGAAAGTGCGCTTAGCGCTATTTCAGAACTTCACGCTGTAGTTCCTAAAATTTTAGCCTACCGCGAACTTTATAAACTTCAAAGTACCTACACAGAGCCGCTTTTAGCTCTAGCTTTAAAAAACGATGAAAACAGAATTTTTTCAAATTTCTTGCAAACAGGAACCAGCACAGGAAGACTTTCAAGCAAAAATCCTAATCTGCAAAATATACCGGCTCACGGGTCAATGGCCGTGCAAATGAGAAATTGTTTTGTCTCAAAAGACGGATTCAGTTTCGTGGGTCTTGATTATTCGCAAATCGAACTTAGGCTTCTAGCGCATTTTAGTCTTGACAAAGAGTTACTAAGAGCTTTCAGAGAAGATGAAGATATTCACTCAAGAACCGCTATCAGTATATTCGGAACAAGCGATAAAGAAAAACGCGCGGTTGCCAAAACAATAAATTTCGGACTGATTTACGGAATGGGAGCGAGCAAACTTTCAAACGAACTTGGCATAAGCAGAAGCGACGCCAAAGACTATATAGAAAAATATTTCAAAGCATTTGCAAGCATAAAAAATTTTATGGAAAATTTAAAAAGCGAAGCGAAAAAAAATGGCTACACAACAACTCTTTTCGGAAGAAAAAGATATTTTGATTTTGCAAACGCCACACCTATGCAATTTGCAATGTATGAAAGAGAAAGTGTAAATACCAAATTTCAAGGCAGCGCCGCTGATATCATAAAAAAAGCAATGGTTGAAATTTCTCCGTTTTTAAATGAAAATACAAGACTTCTTCTGCAAATTCACGATGAACTGATTTTTGAAGTAAGAGATGATATGAGCGAAAGTTTCGGCAAAAAAATGCAAGAAATTATGCAAAATGTCGTTAAACTGAATGTTCCGTTAAAAACCAGTTTAAGCATAAACAAGCGTTGGGGCGATTTAAAATAAAATTAAAAAATTCTGAATTTTACATATAAACAGCTTTTTTAAGTCATTAAATTTTAAACAAATTTTAGATAAAATCCAATAGTTTATTTTTATTTACAAAAAGGTTTTTTATGCGAAATGTAATAAATTTAATAGGTTTTGTTCCATTTTTAATTGTTATGTTTTTAAATGCCGGAGTCGATTTGGGTCATAAAATAACAATTCAAAACATTTTAGTTAAAAATTTCAGCGGCGATACACTGATTATTTTAAGCTCGGTTATAAATTTATTGATCCTGCTTCCTTTTGTTTTAGCTTTTTCGCTTTCAGGATTTTTAAGTGATAAATTTTCCCGCACGACAATCACAAGAATATGCGCTACTTTAGAAATTTTACTAACTCTCTTAATTACGATTTTTTATTATTTCGGCTTTTTTTATGCAGCTTTTGCAGCGACGATTTTACTTGGTATTGAATCCGCGATTTATTCGCCGGCAAAATACGGTTTGATAAAAAAACTGGTAGGAGCCGAAAATTTAGGTGTAGCAAACGGTCTTGTCCAAAGTATAACAATCGTAGCGATTTTGATTGCAAGTCTTGCTTTTTCCATTATTTTTGAAGAATATGTAGATGGCTCAAATATCGCCGAAATGCTTCATTCGATTTATTTTATCGGTATTATTTTGTTTATTTTAGCCGTAGTTCAAACTATTTTTACATTTAAAATTCCGTTTTTCGAGCCGACAGATGAAAAGCTGAATTTTGATAAGAAAAAATATTTCAAATTCAATTATCTTGTAGAAAATTTAAAAATTTTATTCAAAAGCAGAAATCTTTTTCTTTGTATAATTGGAATTTCGGTGTTTTGGGGAATGTCGCAACTGATCATCGCTACTTTTCCTGCGCATTTTAAACTTATTACAGGAAGTGATAATGTAGAAATCATTCAATTTATCCTTGCCGTAAGTATTATAGGAATCATAATAGGATCGGCAATTGCAGGAAATTACTGTAAAAAGCACATAGAGATCGGAATGGTGCCTTTTGGCTCATTCGGGCTGTTTATTTCGGTTTTGATTTTTGCAAATGCAAGCAATATCTTTTGGATGTGCGTAGGTTCGTTTGCATTTGGATTTAGCGGTGGAATTTTCATCGTTCCGTTAAATGCGAACATACAATTTTTCACGCCTGAAAAACAAATGGGTCGTGTTCTTGCAGGAAGCAATTTTTTCCAAAACATTTTTATGGTTTTATTTTTAGTATTTGGCGTAATGCTTGTATATTTTAAAATTCCGACAAACGGAATTTTTTCTATTTTAGCTGTTTGTATGCTGATATGCACATTTATAGCAATCAGAAACTTACCGCATTTATTTACCAGAATTTTGGTTTGGCCGCTTTTTAGGCTCGGTTTTAAAGTAAATGTCGGAGGAGTGGAAAATATTCCTCAAAAAGGTGGAGTTTTGCTTCTTGGAAACCATATAAGCTGGATAGATTGGGCTATGGTGCAAATTGCAGCGCCGCGCCCGATAAAATTTGCTATGTATAAAAGTTTTTACGATATTTGGTATTTGCGTTGGTTCTTTAAAATTTTCGGCGTTATACCTATCGGACTTGGAGTAAGCAAAAGTGCAATAGAAAAAATACATGAACTTCTAAATAACGGTGAAGTTGTGGCGCTTTTTCCGGAAGGTCATATCAGTTATAACGGAATTTTAGATGAATTTAAAAGCGGTTTTGAGCTTGCAGCAAAAGATGCAAATGCAGTTATAGTTCCGTTTTATATACGTGGGCTTTGGGGCTCAAGCTTTTCGCGCGCAAACAGCTATTACAAAAAAATAAGCACGCATGGAAAAAGATATATTAGAGTTGATTTCGGCGCACCTATGGATATAAACTCAACCGCAAACGAAGTCAAAAACAAAGTAATTGAATTATCATTTTTCAGCTGGACAAATCAAATTTTAACACTTGAACCGATGCAGTTTAATTGGTTCAAACAGGCCAAATCAAATCTTTTTAAAACAGCAATGATAGATTCAACAGGGGCGAATTTAAATAACCTGAAAGTAATTACAGGCATAATTTTATTTATAAATAAAATGGAACACCTTTTTAAAGGTCAAAAAAATATCGGTGTTGTTTTACCGTCATCCGTAGCAGGTTCAATTACAAATCTTATGCTTTTTATGTTAGGAAAAGTCAGTGTCAATTTAAATTATACTTTAAGCGAAGAAAATTTAATAAAATGTGTAGAAATCGGTGAAATAAAAACAATAATCTCATCAAGAAAATTTGTAGAAAAATTAAAAGATCGCGGATTTGATTTACAAAGCAGTATCGGCAATAAATTTATATTTTTGGAAGATATAAAAGATAAAATTTCAAAACGTGATAAAATTTGCGCACTTTTAAAGGCGCTTTTGCTTCCAAAATTTATGTTGGAGTTTTTATATTTTGCAAATGTGAAAATAGACGACGAAGCTACGATTTTGTTTAGCAGCGGAAGTGAAGGAACACCAAAAGGCGTAGTTTTAACACATAAAAATATTATGGCGAATATAAAACAGCTTATAGAGCTCGTAAATGCGAATGAAAATGACGCAATTTTGGCAAGTTTACCTATTTTCCACTGTTTCGGTCTTACGGTTACTACATTATTACCTTTAAGCGAAGGAATTTTAAGTGTTCATGTTCCTGATCCTACCGACGCGGCTACTATAGGAAAAATGTCGGCTAAATTTAGAACTACCATAATGTTCGGAACTTCTACATTTTTTAGAATTTATACACGTTCTAAACGCATAAATCCGCTTATGTTCAGTTCAATCCGTTTTGCTATTGCAGGAGCTGAAAAATTAAATCAAAGCACAAAAGAAGATTTTAAAATGAAATTCGGAATTACGATTTATGAGGGTTACGGCACTACAGAAACAACGCCTGTAGTATGTGTAAATACACCAAGCATACTGGAACCTGAATTTTTTCAAGAATTAAAATTCTCAAAAAACGGAACTGTAGGCTTGCCGCTTCCTGGTACAATTGTAAAAATTGTAGATCCTGATACTTTAAAAGAACTTCCTGTAGGAACTGAAGGACTTGTAATAATAGGCGGTTTGCAAGTAATGAAAGGCTATTATAAAAACGACAAAAAGACAAAAGAAGTCATCACGGAAATTGACGGCGTAAGATATTATAAAAGCGGCGATATCGGTTTTATTGACAATGACGGCTTTTTAACGATTACGGATCGTATTTCAAGATTTGCAAAAATCGGTGGCGAAATGATAAGTTTGGGCGCCGTAGAATCACTACTAAGTGAAATATTTAAAGATGAAATATCATTTTGCTGCACAAATGTAGACGATGCAAAAAAAGGTGAAAAAATTATAATGCTTTACATGGGCGAAATTGATGAAAGTGAAATAAAAAAGCGAATTTTAGACTCAAAAATCGCTTCAATTATGCAACCAAGCGTTATTTATAAAATAGATCAAATTCCACTTCTCGGCTCAGGAAAAATAAATCTGAAAGCTTTAAAAGAGCTGGCAGTAAAACTTGAAAATGGAAAATAATAAATTTTTAATTGCTTTGGAATTTTAAGGCTTAAATAAAAATATATGGCGATTTTAAAGACAAAAACCGCCATATATTTGCCTTAATAAATTTTTTTACTATGTTTTCAAAAAAATATTTTACAATTTTATTTATAAATATATTCGGACAGTATTCAAAAAAACAATAAATTATATAAAAAATGAAAAGAACTTTATAAAAAAAAGTGCAATTTTAGTAACGGACGTACTTGCGGCAAATCAGCTTTCTGTTATGACAGCTATTACAGCGTACCCGATTGCGATAAAGGTTATAAAAAAGTCGCCGCTTTTAGCGGTAGAGATAAAAATAAGAGATTTTTTTTGATTTGACTTTTTCTTTGTAGGAACTATAAAAATTTTTTTTAACGAAAAAATGCAATAACAATATGCCGATATTGATGAATTAAATTTTACTTTCAAAAAAAAAAAAAAAAAACGAATTTAAAACATAATTTAAACGAAAGTGTAAATTCTAATACATTTTCGGAAGATTTTTTATTTGATATTGAATTTGTATTATCAGAAAAACAAAAAAACGGACAATAAAATTTATAACCGAATAAATTGCCAAGATGACGAAAATGAAGAAGAATATTATTACAAGCCTATGAAACCTAAAATATAAAAGATAACGACGGCTCTATAAAATATCAATGTTTTATTTTAATAAAATCCGGAAATATCGAAAGAGTATGATTTTGGCGATTATAGCGTTTGTTTGGATTTGCAATTCAATACAAAGCAATTATTTTTAAAAATAAAAACTCAAAATTTCAAAGTGGAATTAAAATTCCACTTTTTTTATTTTACTTTATATTTAGCTAAAATTTTAGCTATTGTGCCATCATTTTTCATAGATTCTAAAGCCGAATTGATTTTAGCAAGTTCACCTGCGTGAGTGCCTTTTTTGGTAATGATGCAAAACTCGCCGTCATCCGAACTTTCTATATGAAATATTTCAAGTTTTTTACCCAAATTCAACTCTCTTAACATATCAAGACCCATTTTATCTTTTTCAGATACATTTTCGTAATCATTAAAAAGCACACTTGGAGCATTTGTAGATTCTACTATAATAGCATCCACTTTACCTGTTTTTGCGACAACTATCAAATTTACCAAACTGCCGGCTACAATAACCTCTGCATCAGGTATACTTTGCGCAAGTCTTTCTTGAACGCTTTTCGAATTTATTACACCTATTTTTTTGCCGATTAAACTATCTTTTGAAATAAAATCATTTCCTTGTTCAGCTACAAAAAGTTGAGTAGCTTCATAGTACTTATCCGAAAAATCAAATTTAGCGCTTCTTTCGGCAGTTTTTGCTATGGATGAAATTGCGAAATCAGCTCCCAAATCAAGCTCGTCTCCTATTCTCTCGAACGAAGTTTGCACAATTTCATAATCAAAACCAGCTCTTTTTGCAACGTTGTCTAAAATTTCCATATCAACCCCTGTGTATTTTCCGTCTTTCATATATGAAAACGGCGGATCATCAGGACTTGTTACAAATTTTAAAGTTTGCGAAAAAGACAAGCCGCAAAAAACAAGCAACATTACTAAAATTTTTTTCATTTTTTATCCTTTATTAATAATTCAAAAATATATTTTACAATAATTTATTAAATTTTTAAAGTAAAAGAAAACTTTTTGGAAACATTAGATAAAATAAATTTTTAAATTTCAGGATATACAATTTAATCAATCACAATTTTATAAATGCAAAAAACTAAAAAATTTATAAAATTTTGATTGATTATGGAAATTAACAAAGGAATTTTATGAAAGTAGTAAAACGAAACGGTCGAACCGAAGAATTGGATATTTCTAAGATTAGAAAATACACAAGAGAATCAATTGAAGGGCTTGATAACGTTAGTCTCAGCGAACTTGAATTGGACGCTAAAATTCAGTTTAGAGATATGATTTCAACGGAAGAAATTCAACAGACTTTGATAAAAACGGCAGTCGAAAAAATAGATGTTGATCAACCTAACTGGACATTTGTCGCAGCTCGCCTTTTTCTTTACGATTTATATCACAAAGTAACGACTTTTAACGGATACAATTCACTTAGAGAATATTTTGAGCGCGGCGAAAAAGAAGGTAAAATTTTGCTTGGTTTAAAAGAAAAATATGATCTTGATGATTTACAAGATTATATAAAACCTCAAAGAGATTTACAATTTACATATCTTGGAATAAAAACTCTTTATGATAGATATCTGTTAAAAGATAATGAAGCAAGACCGATTGAACTGCCTCAACAAATGTTTATGGCTATTGCTATGTTCTTGGCACAAAATGAACTTGATTGTCAAACATGGGCAAAAAAATTTTACGATTTACTTTCAAAATTTGAAGTTATGTGCGCTACGCCGACTCTTTCAAACGCAAGAACACCGCGCCACCAATTAAGCTCATGTTATGTAGGAAGTACACCTGATAATATTGAAGGAATTTTTGACAGTTTTAAAGAGATGGCTCTGCTTTCAAAATTTGGCGGCGGAATCGGTTGGGATTGGAGCAAAGTAAGAGCAATCGGAGGAAGCATAGACGGAAATAAAAATGCGGCTGGCGGAATTATACCGTTTCTAAAAATTACAAACGATATAGCAGTCGCAGTCGATCAGCTTGGAACAAGAAAAGGCGCGATCGCCACATATATAGAAACTTGGCATATGGATATAGGCGATTTTTTGGATTTGCGTAAAAACTCAGGCGAAGAAAGAAGAAGAGCTCACGAACTTTTCCCTGCACTTTGGATAAATGACCTTTTTATGAAGCGCCTTGAAAAAAATGCAAACTGGACTCTTTTTGATCCTGCGGAAGTCTCTGATTTATGTGATTGTTACGGCGAAGAATTTGAAAAAAAATATATAGAGTATGAAAATAATTCCAAAATTTCAAAATCTCTTATACCGGCAAAAGAACTTTGGAAAAAAATTCTGACAAGCTGCTTTGAAAGCGGAATGCCGTTTTTGTGTTTTAAAGATAATGCTAACAAAGCAAATCCTAATGCACATGAAGGTATCATTCGCAGTTCTAATCTTTGCACGGAAATTTTCCAAAACACAAGGCCGAATCACTATAAAATCAAAGTAACATTTAACGATGGAAGTATTAAACTTTTTGAAGAAGAAGACGATATTACTTTGGATAACGGACTAATTAAAAAAGGTAAAAAAATCACATCGCTTGATGCGCTTGACGGAAAAGATGTATTTTGTGTAGAAAAAGCTTACGACGAAGGATTAACGGCGGTTTGCAATCTTGCAAGTATAAATTTAAGCAAAATAAATACAAAAGAAGATATACAAAGAGTAATGCCGATTGCAATAAGAATGCTTGATAATGTAATTAATCTAAATTTTTATCCGCACATAAAAGTAAAACACACGAATTTAAAAACAAGAGCTATCGGACTTGGCGTAATGGGCGAAGCGCAAATGCTTGCTACAAAAGGAATTCCTTGGGGAAGCTACGAGCACTTCGAGTTTATTGATAAAATTATGGAAAATATCAGCTACAACGCAATTTTGGCAAGTTCCAATCTTGCGATTGAAAAAGGAAAATATCCTGATTTTGAAGGATCGAATTGGAGTAAAGGAATAATGCCAATAGACCTTGCAAATGAAGAAGCAAAAGCTTTGGTAAAACGTGGCGGACTTTTTGATGAAGACGGTTGCGATTGGAAATATTTAAGAGAAAAAGTAAAAAAAGATGGAATGAGAAACGGATATTTAATGGCGATTGCGCCTACGTCAAGCATTTCCATACTCGTCGGAACGACTCAAACAATTGAGCCTGTATATAAAAGAAAATGGTTTGAACATAATCTTAGCGGAATGATTCCGGTTGTTGTGCCGAATTTAAGTCCTGATACTTGGCAACTTTATACTCCTGCTTACGAACTTGATCAAAGACTTTTGATAAAAGCGGCGGCAGTACGCCAAAAATGGATCGATCAAGGACAAAGTCTGAATATTTTTATTTCACTTGAAAAATCAAGTGCAAGAATTTTAAACGACATTTACACTCTTGCTTGGAAACTCGGCTTAAAATCAACATATTATTTAAGAAGTCAAAGCCCGGATTCATCTGTAGTAGATAAAAAACCGGATGTGGTGGATAGAAGTATAGAATGCACAGGATGCCAATAAAATGAGCCTTTGGAGTTATGCGGCAATCGCCATATATTTTGGAATTTTGATTGTTATAGGAAGATATTATTATAATAAAAACGCAAATATGAGCGAATATTTGCTTGACAACCGAAAATTAAGTCCGCTTGTTACCGCGCTTTCTGCAGGAGCTTCCGATATGAGCGGCTGGATGCTTCTTGGAATGCCCGGAGCTATTTATGCAACAGGAATTTGCAGTATTTGGATTGCCATCGGACTTACAATCGGAGCTTGGGCAAATTATAAATTTTTAGCCAAAAGACTTCGCGTTTATACGGAAGTTGCGAGCGATAGTATAACAATTCCGGATTTTTTGGAAAATCGTTTCAAAGACCGCACAAAGACACTTCGCATAATCTCAGGTCTTTTGATTTTGGTATTTTTTACAGTTTATGTAAGCAGCGGAATGATTGCAGGCGGAAAAACCTTTAATAGTTTTTTTGGCCTTGATTTTGCCGCAGGCGCTATTTTAACCTTGGCAATTGTAGTTTTTTACACATTTTTCGGCGGTTTTAAAGCAGTCTGTATAACGGATGCGCTTCAAGGAACTTTGATGTTTCTGGTGCTTATTTTGATACCTATAGTTTCATATTTAGCTTTAAATATTCCAAGCGACAGCTCATTTTTTAACGAAGTTGCTAAATTTGATAACAATCATCTTGATATTTTTTACAATCAATCATTTTTAGGAATTGTAGGACTTCTTGCATGGGGTTTCGGATACTTCGGACAACCTCACATTATCGTGCGATTTATGGCAATACGAAGTT from Campylobacter hominis ATCC BAA-381 carries:
- the polA gene encoding DNA polymerase I, translated to MKTLTIIDTFGFFFRLFYALSSLKNKDGKPSGMISGFANFIANLKNEFNSDYIVFALDSKGKTFRSDIDPNYKANRPEPPKALLDQLPVCIEMIEKMGLCSFCQEGYEADDIIASFVKKYSKNMQINIVTHDKDLYQLIGENVRVYSPAKKMLYDRDGCFEKYGVWPEQVRDFLGICGDSADNIPGIKGIGEKGAKKLLENFGSLEKIYENIDNLPQNRQKDLLIEGKENAFMSKKLASLYDGLEVPDLLGAEFPTENPLLKITEILKEYNLNRILSALENSKDTDKTLNFKAITVSTKEQADKILNDLENVKEIAFDTETTSVDSHNAKIVGFSFCWDEKSSFYVPLAHSYLGAPDMLDKNIAKRLIEAIYTKFIIGQNLKYDFRIVRNNFGLNPPAKYADTMILAWLMDPDNSVGMDNLAKRYFDYDTIKFENVVKKGENFSSVDVKNAANYASEDAWITLKFYKKFCGILSTELLDLAKNLEFPFIKVLLNMEENGIKMDISSLKEMINEIAEQLKILTNEIYDLSGENFNINSTKQLGEVLFEHLGLPAKKKTKTGYSTNESALSAISELHAVVPKILAYRELYKLQSTYTEPLLALALKNDENRIFSNFLQTGTSTGRLSSKNPNLQNIPAHGSMAVQMRNCFVSKDGFSFVGLDYSQIELRLLAHFSLDKELLRAFREDEDIHSRTAISIFGTSDKEKRAVAKTINFGLIYGMGASKLSNELGISRSDAKDYIEKYFKAFASIKNFMENLKSEAKKNGYTTTLFGRKRYFDFANATPMQFAMYERESVNTKFQGSAADIIKKAMVEISPFLNENTRLLLQIHDELIFEVRDDMSESFGKKMQEIMQNVVKLNVPLKTSLSINKRWGDLK
- a CDS encoding acyl-[ACP]--phospholipid O-acyltransferase, with amino-acid sequence MRNVINLIGFVPFLIVMFLNAGVDLGHKITIQNILVKNFSGDTLIILSSVINLLILLPFVLAFSLSGFLSDKFSRTTITRICATLEILLTLLITIFYYFGFFYAAFAATILLGIESAIYSPAKYGLIKKLVGAENLGVANGLVQSITIVAILIASLAFSIIFEEYVDGSNIAEMLHSIYFIGIILFILAVVQTIFTFKIPFFEPTDEKLNFDKKKYFKFNYLVENLKILFKSRNLFLCIIGISVFWGMSQLIIATFPAHFKLITGSDNVEIIQFILAVSIIGIIIGSAIAGNYCKKHIEIGMVPFGSFGLFISVLIFANASNIFWMCVGSFAFGFSGGIFIVPLNANIQFFTPEKQMGRVLAGSNFFQNIFMVLFLVFGVMLVYFKIPTNGIFSILAVCMLICTFIAIRNLPHLFTRILVWPLFRLGFKVNVGGVENIPQKGGVLLLGNHISWIDWAMVQIAAPRPIKFAMYKSFYDIWYLRWFFKIFGVIPIGLGVSKSAIEKIHELLNNGEVVALFPEGHISYNGILDEFKSGFELAAKDANAVIVPFYIRGLWGSSFSRANSYYKKISTHGKRYIRVDFGAPMDINSTANEVKNKVIELSFFSWTNQILTLEPMQFNWFKQAKSNLFKTAMIDSTGANLNNLKVITGIILFINKMEHLFKGQKNIGVVLPSSVAGSITNLMLFMLGKVSVNLNYTLSEENLIKCVEIGEIKTIISSRKFVEKLKDRGFDLQSSIGNKFIFLEDIKDKISKRDKICALLKALLLPKFMLEFLYFANVKIDDEATILFSSGSEGTPKGVVLTHKNIMANIKQLIELVNANENDAILASLPIFHCFGLTVTTLLPLSEGILSVHVPDPTDAATIGKMSAKFRTTIMFGTSTFFRIYTRSKRINPLMFSSIRFAIAGAEKLNQSTKEDFKMKFGITIYEGYGTTETTPVVCVNTPSILEPEFFQELKFSKNGTVGLPLPGTIVKIVDPDTLKELPVGTEGLVIIGGLQVMKGYYKNDKKTKEVITEIDGVRYYKSGDIGFIDNDGFLTITDRISRFAKIGGEMISLGAVESLLSEIFKDEISFCCTNVDDAKKGEKIIMLYMGEIDESEIKKRILDSKIASIMQPSVIYKIDQIPLLGSGKINLKALKELAVKLENGK
- a CDS encoding ABC transporter substrate-binding protein, encoding MKKILVMLLVFCGLSFSQTLKFVTSPDDPPFSYMKDGKYTGVDMEILDNVAKRAGFDYEIVQTSFERIGDELDLGADFAISSIAKTAERSAKFDFSDKYYEATQLFVAEQGNDFISKDSLIGKKIGVINSKSVQERLAQSIPDAEVIVAGSLVNLIVVAKTGKVDAIIVESTNAPSVLFNDYENVSEKDKMGLDMLRELNLGKKLEIFHIESSDDGEFCIITKKGTHAGELAKINSALESMKNDGTIAKILAKYKVK
- a CDS encoding ribonucleoside-diphosphate reductase subunit alpha: MKVVKRNGRTEELDISKIRKYTRESIEGLDNVSLSELELDAKIQFRDMISTEEIQQTLIKTAVEKIDVDQPNWTFVAARLFLYDLYHKVTTFNGYNSLREYFERGEKEGKILLGLKEKYDLDDLQDYIKPQRDLQFTYLGIKTLYDRYLLKDNEARPIELPQQMFMAIAMFLAQNELDCQTWAKKFYDLLSKFEVMCATPTLSNARTPRHQLSSCYVGSTPDNIEGIFDSFKEMALLSKFGGGIGWDWSKVRAIGGSIDGNKNAAGGIIPFLKITNDIAVAVDQLGTRKGAIATYIETWHMDIGDFLDLRKNSGEERRRAHELFPALWINDLFMKRLEKNANWTLFDPAEVSDLCDCYGEEFEKKYIEYENNSKISKSLIPAKELWKKILTSCFESGMPFLCFKDNANKANPNAHEGIIRSSNLCTEIFQNTRPNHYKIKVTFNDGSIKLFEEEDDITLDNGLIKKGKKITSLDALDGKDVFCVEKAYDEGLTAVCNLASINLSKINTKEDIQRVMPIAIRMLDNVINLNFYPHIKVKHTNLKTRAIGLGVMGEAQMLATKGIPWGSYEHFEFIDKIMENISYNAILASSNLAIEKGKYPDFEGSNWSKGIMPIDLANEEAKALVKRGGLFDEDGCDWKYLREKVKKDGMRNGYLMAIAPTSSISILVGTTQTIEPVYKRKWFEHNLSGMIPVVVPNLSPDTWQLYTPAYELDQRLLIKAAAVRQKWIDQGQSLNIFISLEKSSARILNDIYTLAWKLGLKSTYYLRSQSPDSSVVDKKPDVVDRSIECTGCQ
- the putP gene encoding sodium/proline symporter PutP; the protein is MSLWSYAAIAIYFGILIVIGRYYYNKNANMSEYLLDNRKLSPLVTALSAGASDMSGWMLLGMPGAIYATGICSIWIAIGLTIGAWANYKFLAKRLRVYTEVASDSITIPDFLENRFKDRTKTLRIISGLLILVFFTVYVSSGMIAGGKTFNSFFGLDFAAGAILTLAIVVFYTFFGGFKAVCITDALQGTLMFLVLILIPIVSYLALNIPSDSSFFNEVAKFDNNHLDIFYNQSFLGIVGLLAWGFGYFGQPHIIVRFMAIRSSAELESARKIGISWMALGLLGAVLSGLIGFVYFNQTGAPLKDAETVFLDLGKILFHPFIVGIIISAVLAAIMSTISGQLLVSASSVTNDFIFAFYKKDVSPKTQTLISRFAVVVVAVVATILAFLSNDTVLNVVGNAWAGFGASFGPVLLFSLYSKKMSALSALVGMLVGGISVIAWIGFGLSSVVYELLPGFVFSSLAIFLVNKYNVVLDKMADEPKSAEISAEFEKMKGKI